One window from the genome of Streptomyces sp. NBC_00287 encodes:
- a CDS encoding DMT family transporter, with protein MSALAFSVLLSLVSAVAYAGGAIVQERVAVSTPGQQYAPLRRPVWWAAVALNGLGGLLHVAALAFGPLSLVQPLGALTIVFALPMAALFVGRKAGSTAWRGAIMATVGLAGLLSLVGASESQSLDTAQRTGVALVTAGAVVTLMIAGRAAHRHPVVRSVVLATASGIAFGMSSVFTKIVAVDWSGGVTAGDLPTLATIGVFATAGLLLSQAAYRGAGLAAPLAVLTVVNPVIAAAVGITMFGETFRYGTAGTALALSCGVVAAGGLILLTTERIQRTPAPAQPVAEVPATPAPAPAPAEELVIVLPAQQEATPSTASPHLYGPFYGGPYVPMPVLDRHRLRIKS; from the coding sequence ATGAGTGCCCTCGCGTTCTCCGTGCTCCTGTCGCTGGTCTCCGCCGTCGCCTACGCGGGCGGAGCGATCGTGCAGGAGCGCGTCGCGGTGTCCACGCCCGGACAGCAGTACGCGCCTCTGCGCCGCCCGGTCTGGTGGGCCGCGGTGGCGCTGAACGGCCTCGGCGGACTGCTGCACGTGGCGGCCCTCGCCTTCGGACCGCTGAGCCTGGTCCAGCCGCTGGGAGCGCTCACCATCGTCTTCGCACTTCCGATGGCGGCCCTGTTCGTCGGCCGCAAGGCCGGGTCGACCGCCTGGCGCGGCGCGATCATGGCGACCGTCGGTCTGGCCGGACTGCTCTCCTTGGTCGGCGCCTCCGAATCGCAGTCGCTCGACACCGCACAGCGCACCGGCGTGGCCCTGGTCACCGCGGGCGCCGTGGTGACCCTGATGATCGCGGGCCGGGCGGCCCACCGGCACCCGGTGGTGCGCAGCGTGGTGCTCGCGACCGCGTCCGGTATCGCCTTCGGTATGTCCTCGGTGTTCACGAAGATCGTCGCGGTCGACTGGAGCGGCGGGGTGACTGCGGGCGACCTGCCGACCCTGGCCACCATCGGTGTCTTCGCCACGGCCGGTCTGCTGCTGTCGCAGGCCGCCTACCGCGGCGCCGGACTCGCCGCCCCGCTGGCGGTGCTGACGGTCGTGAACCCGGTGATCGCGGCCGCGGTCGGCATCACGATGTTCGGCGAAACCTTCCGCTACGGCACCGCCGGCACCGCGCTGGCGCTGAGCTGTGGTGTGGTCGCGGCGGGCGGCCTGATCCTGCTGACGACGGAGCGCATCCAACGCACTCCGGCACCCGCACAGCCCGTAGCGGAAGTCCCCGCGACGCCGGCGCCCGCTCCCGCGCCCGCTGAGGAGCTGGTCATCGTGCTCCCCGCGCAGCAGGAGGCGACGCCGAGCACCGCCTCACCGCACCTGTACGGCCCGTTCTACGGCGGCCCGTACGTCCCGATGCCGGTCCTGGACCGGCACCGGCTGCGCATCAAATCCTGA
- a CDS encoding (2Fe-2S)-binding protein produces MVLLLLVDLDPELTALRRLGGFFVLRTSGAPGAPLPTLAETYDRTSSDVYENSMTFRVQKVAESLHAPELRIAASVAQQGLAARLWSVALGCAVLYGRLPDLDPRLLRWDPDAGAPDDLWLTEVRPSAADAADAVLHAHLEPLTALVHTRYRVAEGLLWGNAASALAGAARQLERWAREHGRTEDAVRTRALAAGLLAHPRLAGTLDATLRRRSCCLYYRVPGGGVCGDCCFTRAPRSSPRAASG; encoded by the coding sequence TTGGTACTACTGCTCCTCGTGGACCTCGACCCCGAACTCACTGCGCTCCGCCGGCTCGGCGGCTTCTTCGTACTACGGACCTCAGGAGCGCCCGGCGCGCCCCTGCCGACCCTGGCCGAGACCTACGACCGAACATCATCGGATGTTTACGAAAATTCTATGACTTTCCGCGTCCAGAAGGTGGCGGAATCCCTGCACGCGCCCGAGTTGCGGATCGCGGCGTCGGTGGCCCAGCAGGGGCTCGCGGCCCGGCTGTGGTCGGTGGCGCTCGGCTGCGCGGTCCTGTACGGCCGCCTCCCCGACCTCGACCCCCGCCTGCTGCGCTGGGACCCCGACGCCGGCGCACCCGACGACCTGTGGCTGACGGAAGTGCGCCCCTCGGCCGCGGACGCGGCGGACGCCGTACTGCACGCGCACCTGGAACCGCTGACCGCGCTGGTGCACACGCGCTACCGGGTCGCCGAGGGCCTGCTGTGGGGCAACGCCGCTTCCGCGCTGGCAGGCGCCGCCCGGCAGCTGGAGCGGTGGGCGCGGGAGCACGGCCGTACCGAGGACGCCGTACGCACGCGTGCCCTGGCGGCCGGACTCCTCGCGCACCCCCGCCTCGCGGGCACCCTCGACGCGACCTTGCGGCGGCGCAGTTGCTGTCTCTACTACCGGGTGCCCGGCGGCGGTGTGTGCGGGGACTGCTGCTTCACGCGGGCCCCGCGCTCTTCCCCGCGCGCCGCATCTGGGTGA
- the glgA gene encoding glycogen synthase has protein sequence MRVGLLTREYPPDVYGGAGVHVEFLARELRSLVDLEVHCWGEGRAEGVLRHRSWSALDTANDALRTFSVDLVMAAALEGSELVHSHTWYANLGGHLGKLLYGIPHVMTAHSLEPLRPWKAEQLGGGYALSSWAERTAIETADAVIAVSGAMREDILACYPTLDPARVRVVHNGIDTSLYRPDHGTDVLDRIGIDRGRPYVLFVGRITRQKGVPHLLRAVRDIDPAAQVVLCAGAPDTPEIDQEFRELFEELSRVRAGVHWIPQMLPRPEVIQLLTHAAVFVCPSVYEPLGIVNLEAMACGTPVVASQVGGIPEVVDDGKTGLLVPLDDAFEASLTRALDSVLGDPEGARAMGEAGRERAVGEFGWDAVARRTVRLYEEILEQA, from the coding sequence GTGCGAGTGGGACTGCTGACCCGGGAGTACCCGCCGGACGTGTACGGCGGCGCCGGCGTCCATGTGGAGTTCCTCGCCCGGGAGTTGAGGTCCCTGGTCGACCTGGAGGTGCACTGCTGGGGCGAGGGCCGCGCCGAAGGCGTCCTGCGCCACCGCTCCTGGTCCGCCCTCGACACCGCCAACGACGCGCTGCGCACCTTCTCCGTGGACCTCGTCATGGCCGCCGCCCTGGAAGGCAGCGAACTCGTCCACTCCCACACCTGGTACGCCAATCTCGGCGGCCACCTCGGCAAGCTGCTGTACGGCATCCCGCATGTGATGACCGCGCACTCCCTGGAGCCGCTGCGCCCCTGGAAGGCCGAGCAACTCGGCGGCGGATACGCGCTGTCGAGCTGGGCCGAGCGCACCGCGATCGAGACCGCGGACGCGGTGATCGCCGTGTCGGGCGCGATGCGCGAGGACATCCTCGCCTGCTACCCCACGCTGGACCCCGCGCGGGTACGCGTCGTGCACAACGGCATCGACACCAGCCTGTACCGCCCCGACCACGGCACCGACGTCCTCGACCGGATCGGCATCGACCGCGGCCGTCCGTATGTCCTGTTCGTCGGCCGGATCACCCGCCAGAAGGGCGTGCCCCATCTGCTGCGCGCGGTACGGGACATCGACCCGGCCGCACAGGTCGTGCTCTGCGCGGGCGCCCCCGACACGCCGGAGATCGACCAGGAGTTCCGCGAGCTCTTCGAGGAGCTGAGCCGGGTGCGCGCGGGCGTGCACTGGATCCCGCAGATGCTGCCGCGCCCCGAGGTGATCCAACTCCTCACGCATGCCGCCGTGTTCGTCTGCCCCTCGGTGTACGAACCCCTCGGCATCGTCAATCTGGAGGCGATGGCGTGCGGCACTCCCGTCGTGGCGTCCCAGGTCGGCGGTATTCCGGAGGTCGTCGACGACGGCAAGACGGGGCTGCTGGTGCCCCTGGACGACGCCTTCGAGGCGTCTCTCACGCGGGCCCTGGATTCCGTGCTCGGTGATCCGGAGGGCGCCCGGGCGATGGGCGAGGCCGGACGGGAGCGCGCGGTGGGGGAGTTCGGCTGGGACGCGGTGGCGCGGCGCACGGTCCGCCTCTACGAGGAGATCCTCGAACAGGCGTAG
- the glgC gene encoding glucose-1-phosphate adenylyltransferase, whose translation MRRGGPSVLGIVLAGGEGKRLMPLTADRAKPAVTFGGTYRLVDFVLSNLVNGDILRVCVLTQYKSHSLDRHITTTWRMSSLLGNYVTPVPAQQRLGPRWYLGSADAILQSLNLIYDERPEYVAVFGADHVYRMDPRQMLAQHIESGAGVTVAGIRVPRGESPSFGVITPGSDGQTVERFLEKPADPPGLPDDPECVFASMGNYIFTTKALIEALQRDAEDDRSVHDMGGSILPQLTDRGEAQLYDFSANHVPGETTRDQGYWRDVGTLDAYYDAHMDLIAERPAFNLYNRQWPIYTHSGQLSPARFNAGGIAGESIISAGCLIRGQVTRSVLSPGVVVDPGAVVQGSVLHDNVHIGRGAVVRGAVLDKNVEVPPGATIGVNPERDADLYTVSKGGVIALGKGQRVS comes from the coding sequence ATGCGTCGTGGCGGACCTTCGGTGCTCGGAATCGTGCTGGCGGGCGGAGAAGGCAAACGCCTGATGCCCCTGACCGCGGACCGCGCGAAGCCAGCGGTCACCTTCGGCGGCACCTACCGCCTCGTCGACTTCGTCCTGTCCAACCTCGTCAACGGCGACATCCTGCGCGTCTGCGTGCTCACGCAGTACAAGTCGCACTCGCTGGACCGGCACATCACCACCACCTGGCGGATGTCCAGCCTGCTCGGCAACTACGTCACCCCGGTCCCCGCCCAGCAGCGCCTGGGCCCGCGCTGGTACCTGGGCAGCGCGGACGCCATCCTTCAGTCGCTGAACCTGATCTACGACGAACGTCCCGAGTATGTCGCCGTGTTCGGCGCCGACCATGTGTACCGCATGGACCCGCGGCAGATGCTCGCCCAGCACATCGAGTCCGGCGCGGGCGTGACCGTGGCCGGGATACGCGTCCCGCGCGGCGAGTCCCCGTCGTTCGGCGTGATCACCCCCGGCTCCGACGGCCAGACGGTGGAGCGCTTCCTGGAGAAGCCCGCCGACCCGCCGGGCCTCCCCGACGACCCCGAGTGCGTGTTCGCCTCGATGGGCAACTACATCTTCACCACCAAGGCCCTCATCGAGGCCCTCCAGCGGGACGCCGAGGACGACAGATCCGTGCACGACATGGGCGGTTCGATCCTGCCCCAGCTCACCGACCGGGGCGAGGCACAGCTGTACGACTTCAGCGCCAACCATGTGCCCGGCGAGACGACCCGGGACCAGGGGTACTGGCGGGACGTCGGCACGCTCGACGCGTACTACGACGCGCACATGGACCTGATCGCCGAGCGGCCCGCCTTCAACCTCTACAACCGGCAGTGGCCCATCTACACCCACTCGGGCCAGCTCTCCCCGGCCCGCTTCAACGCCGGCGGCATCGCGGGGGAGTCGATCATCAGCGCCGGGTGTCTGATCCGGGGCCAGGTCACCCGGTCCGTGCTGTCGCCGGGTGTGGTGGTGGACCCGGGGGCGGTGGTGCAGGGGTCGGTGCTGCACGACAACGTCCACATAGGGCGCGGCGCGGTCGTGCGCGGGGCGGTGCTCGACAAGAACGTGGAAGTGCCGCCGGGCGCGACGATCGGCGTCAATCCGGAGCGGGACGCGGACCTGTACACGGTCTCCAAGGGCGGGGTCATCGCGCTGGGGAAGGGTCAGCGGGTGTCCTGA
- a CDS encoding wax ester/triacylglycerol synthase family O-acyltransferase — protein MTSDLLAPLDLAFWNIESERHPMHLGALGVFSAHSPTAGAHAADLLAARAAAVPGLRMRIRDVWQPLAFGAATREPARDFDPLDHVRLHAPTDDFQTVAGRLMERPLERGRPPWEAHVLPGEDGVSFAVLFKFHHALADGLRALTLAAAVLDPMDLPEPRPRPAEPPRGLLPDVRKLPGLVRGALSDVGRALDIGTSLAVSTLGTTLAARSTAALTSEPSGTRRTAGVVIDLDDVHRVRKAVGGTVNDVLIAVVAGALRRWLDERGDGSEGVAPRALIPVSKRRPRTAHPQGNRLSGYLMRLPVDDPDPLRRLDTVRAAMDRNKDAGPNRGAGAVALLADHVPALGHRLGGPLVSQAARLWFDILVTSVPLPSIGLKLGGNPVNAVFPFAPLARGQSLAVAVSTYRGRVHYGLVADAAAVPDLDLLAAALSAEVETLITACDP, from the coding sequence TTGACTTCAGATCTGCTCGCCCCTCTCGACCTGGCGTTCTGGAACATCGAGTCCGAGCGGCACCCGATGCACCTCGGTGCCCTCGGCGTCTTCTCCGCGCACTCGCCCACGGCCGGGGCCCACGCCGCCGACCTGCTCGCGGCCCGCGCCGCGGCGGTCCCGGGGTTGCGGATGCGTATCCGGGACGTATGGCAGCCGCTCGCCTTCGGCGCCGCCACCAGGGAGCCCGCCCGCGACTTCGATCCGCTGGACCATGTGCGGCTGCACGCCCCGACCGACGACTTCCAGACGGTCGCCGGACGCCTCATGGAACGCCCGCTGGAGCGCGGCCGGCCGCCGTGGGAGGCCCATGTGCTGCCCGGCGAGGACGGGGTGTCCTTCGCCGTGCTGTTCAAGTTCCACCACGCCCTGGCCGACGGGCTGCGCGCGCTGACGCTCGCCGCGGCCGTCCTCGACCCCATGGACCTGCCCGAGCCCCGGCCCCGCCCGGCCGAGCCCCCGCGCGGCCTGCTCCCGGATGTGCGCAAGCTGCCCGGCCTGGTGAGGGGCGCCCTCTCCGACGTGGGCCGGGCCCTCGACATCGGCACCTCCCTCGCCGTATCGACCCTGGGCACGACGCTCGCCGCGCGCAGCACCGCCGCGCTCACCTCCGAGCCCAGCGGCACCCGCCGTACCGCCGGAGTCGTCATCGACCTCGACGATGTGCACCGGGTGCGCAAGGCCGTCGGCGGCACCGTCAACGACGTGCTGATCGCGGTCGTCGCCGGCGCCCTGCGCCGCTGGCTCGACGAACGCGGGGACGGCAGCGAGGGCGTCGCGCCCCGCGCCCTGATCCCGGTCTCCAAACGCCGCCCGCGCACCGCGCACCCCCAGGGCAACCGGCTCTCCGGATACCTCATGCGTCTGCCCGTGGACGACCCCGACCCGCTGCGCCGCCTCGACACGGTCCGCGCCGCCATGGACCGCAACAAGGACGCGGGCCCCAACCGCGGCGCCGGTGCCGTCGCCCTGCTCGCCGACCACGTCCCGGCGCTCGGCCACCGCCTCGGCGGCCCCCTGGTCAGCCAGGCCGCCCGGCTGTGGTTCGACATCCTGGTCACCAGCGTCCCGCTGCCCAGCATCGGCCTGAAACTCGGCGGCAACCCGGTCAATGCCGTCTTCCCCTTCGCCCCGCTCGCCCGCGGCCAGTCCCTCGCGGTGGCGGTCTCGACGTACCGCGGACGCGTCCACTACGGGCTGGTGGCCGACGCGGCGGCCGTACCGGATCTCGATCTGCTGGCCGCGGCGCTGTCGGCGGAGGTGGAGACGCTGATCACGGCCTGCGACCCTTGA